The genomic segment CAGGGTCTTGCCCGTTCCCGGGGGGCCGATAAGCAGGATGCCCTTGGGCAGTTTGGCTCCCAGCCGGGTGTAATGCTCCGGGTTTGTGAGAAATGAAACCACCTCCTTGACCTCCTCGACGGCTTCATCCACACCGGCCACATCCTGGAAGGTGACTTTTTGGGAGGGGTCCACGGCATAGATGCGTGCCTTGTTCCTCCCCAGGTCCAGGAAGCCGGTGCCCTTTTTCATGCGGCGGGCCAGGAAGCTGCCGAGGAAGATGAAAAAGGCCAGCGGCAGGATCCAGTTGGAAAGAAAGTTGGTCAGCCAATGGGATTCGATTTTGCCCCGATAGTCGACGCCGTGGGATTGAAGATCGGCAATCAACTGGGGATCGTCGAGACGCGTGACGACGAACTGGCGCTCAACCTGCTTTTGCGATTTGCCGTTAAACAGACCGAAATTGAGGTTCCAGGGGGCCTTCTTGCGAACCGGCTGGAATCCCTGCGATTCGTCGGCACGGCTTCTGTCGGTTAGCGTGGTCGATTTCTCCAGGCCGAAAATGCGGTTCTCTTCCAGGATCACGCTCTGAATTTGGTCGTCGGCCAGCAGATGGCGAAATTTGCTGTACGAAATCTCCTTGACCGCGGCACCGCTGAAGAAAATCGATTCGAGCATAATGATGGTGAGAAAGACCAACAGGTAATAGCTTATTGAAAACTTGTGCTGCTGTTTCATGGCTGACTCTCTTTATTCTGTTCTGTTCGTGCCGGCATGCAGGCGCGCCCATCGGCTGCCTGCGGACGCGACCCCGATTTCACGGGGGAGGTGATTGCAAAATCGGGGCCGATGAACCGCAGGGCGCGGATGGACACGCGTGTTATCAGCCGACGGTTACCTGCACCAGACCGCCCTGGCCGGTGCGGTGGTCCAGGGCCTTGAGCAGCACCCGCTGATGGGGCGGCAGGGATTTGATCAAACTCACAAACCCTTCGACCCCATGAACAGGCGTGTTGTTGACCCCCAGAATGACGTCGTCCTTTTCAAATCCCACGGTGCCCATGGGACCATCGGCATCCACCGATGCAATGGCCACCCCGATGCCCGAGTTGAGTCCATATTCACGGACCTCATCGGATTTGAGCGGACGCAGCACCACCCCCAGGCGATCTTCCAGGGAAGCCGCGATCCGGCGAACCGCGTCGTCCAGGCTGCCGATGGTAACGGACAGATCGATGGCTTTCCCGTCCCGGGAGACGGTGAGTGCGGCCTCGTCCCCCACCGGGGTATTGCCCACACGGCGCTGCAGTGCGGCCGCATCTTCGATCGGCTGCCCCTGGTACTCGATCACCAGGTCGCCTTTCTTCAGGCCCGCTTCGTCGGCGGGACTCTTGGGCACCACTTCGGCGATGAAGGCGCCGTGCTTGTCTTTGAGCTTCATCGATTTAACCTGTGCCGGTGTCAGGTCGCTGATGTTGACGCCGAGCCAGCCGCGGATCACTTTGCCGTGGTCGATCAAGGCCTTGGCCACATGCACGGCCATGTTGCTGGGAATGGCGAAACCGATGCCTTCGAAGCCGCCGGACTCGCTTGCGATAGCCGCATTGACCCCGATCACCTGGCCCGACAGATTGAGCAGGGGGCCGCCGCTGTTGCCGGGATTGATAGCCGCATCGGTCTGCAGATAATCCTGGTAGGAGGTGGGATCGAGAACGCCGCGCCTGTGCTTGGCGCTGATGATTCCCTGGGTAACGGTCTGGTCGAGTCCCCGTGGATGCCCGATGGCGACTACCCAGTCGCCGACTTCCATCCGGTCCGAGTCGCCGAAGGTCACTGCCGGAAGCTTTTTGTCGGCATCGATGCGGATCACCGCCAGATCGGTCTTGGGGTCGGCTCCCACGAGCTTGGCCGGGTAGGAGGTGCCGTCGGCTAGCAGGACGCTGATTTCGGTTGCACCGGCAACCACGTGGTTGTTGGTCAAAATGTTGCCCTTAGCGTCGATGAGCATACCGGTTCCCAGCG from the Deltaproteobacteria bacterium genome contains:
- a CDS encoding Do family serine endopeptidase encodes the protein MNNQRKNRLRYLITILMMVTALGLTQCQASSSQISVAPAAKKEQVKPATDNPIDAGWRTAIAKVAQENIPAVVHINVTQRREVANPMLPFGNEPFFHFFFNGPQPPKKFKQELKALGTGMLIDAKGNILTNNHVVAGATEISVLLADGTSYPAKLVGADPKTDLAVIRIDADKKLPAVTFGDSDRMEVGDWVVAIGHPRGLDQTVTQGIISAKHRRGVLDPTSYQDYLQTDAAINPGNSGGPLLNLSGQVIGVNAAIASESGGFEGIGFAIPSNMAVHVAKALIDHGKVIRGWLGVNISDLTPAQVKSMKLKDKHGAFIAEVVPKSPADEAGLKKGDLVIEYQGQPIEDAAALQRRVGNTPVGDEAALTVSRDGKAIDLSVTIGSLDDAVRRIAASLEDRLGVVLRPLKSDEVREYGLNSGIGVAIASVDADGPMGTVGFEKDDVILGVNNTPVHGVEGFVSLIKSLPPHQRVLLKALDHRTGQGGLVQVTVG